aaatcttaaattttTACTAATACCCGGTTTGATGATTTCATAATCGTCAATTATAATTTGTAATGTgtgtgtcattttttttaaatacggaAAGTGCCGAAGGTTTTGCGTGAGAAAAAATACCacgttttccttttttattaaaaatgaaagaaaataaatacttttttcgaatatatctttttttattaaaaaaaacacaatcgtATGACTTGCTGGAATTTTGCTATGAGtatttaaagatgaatggtGTTTGATATTCTGTTTGGCACAGAATACACATGTTTCCCTGACATGGCCGAAGTTGTCCGGTGTTTGTATCTATTGATACATAATCAAGATGAACAAGATTTGTGTGATTGGTATTTAgcacattattaattattacattttctgTTAAGACCTACCAGAGATACATAACACGATGAACAAGGTTAATGTGATTTGTATTGATAACAAAGTTACATTGTTGGGTTACATTAACTTCTATCTAACTTTTACCGGGTGGTTTTGTGTGTGTTGGTGATCATGTACTAAGATATATGCCCTGCAATCCTTCAATATGTACACTGGTAGGTAATTTGTAAGTTCGTTACATTGTAcagttttttttactgttttccAGGTTACGGGAACATATATCCCGTAACGGGTATCGGGCGTATGTTGACGATCGTGTATGCGAGTGTGGGGATCCCCCTGGCGCTTTTGCTGCTGGCGGAACTAGGGAAAGTGTTCACCCGTGGTCTAAAGTACCTGTGGGCCTTCGTAAGGAGGTACTACTACACCGGCTACTTCCGGAAGGTCCGTTCTTCGCTGCAGCATAAATATCAGGTAGCCCTTCTTGCTTTCATTCAATTATAgtagtgtttgtttttattaaaacactcAAAGCATTGAACTAAATGCACGCATTTTCACACTACTCATAGTTTCGTACAAtctgtgtttatttaaatgtttgaacattattctataatttaaaaaacacttatttcaaacTACTTCTGACAACCAATCAGGTTACGAAGGCAGACTTTAAGAAGACAAGAAGCTCCAGCGCACCAGCCCTCGTAGAACAGGCGCACGTTGAAGCAGGAGAGGCGGATAGCCTGGAGGCAAAGAGCCTCCATAGCCTTGACGAAGAGGTGGCCGCGGCGGGGCAGCGCAGTCGCAGTAGTTCCAAGGTGGTAAATGGGTACGAGGTGGACGATGAGTTTAACCTTCCAATCAGTATTGCGATCGGTATCTTGTTTGTGTACATCATGCTGGGAGCGACCATGTACACGATATGGGAGGACTGGACATTTATAGAGTCATTCTACTTTGTATTTGTGTCCCTTTCAACCATTGGCTTCGGTGATGTTTTACCTGCACATCAGAAGTTTTTTATTATCTCATCGATATACATGTTTGTCGGTCTGTCATTGGTTTCTATGTGTATCAATGTCGCGGTCGAGTTTTTCCACAGTATGTCCAAAAGGGCTAAGAAGAAAATGGGCGAGGCAAAAAGGAAGATAGGTGATAAGGTAAACCAAGCTAGCAAAAATGCGCGGGAAAAGGTATCAGATATGAAACACAATATCAAAGATGAAACAAGTAGGTTAAGGCAGAAGACAGATGCACGTCTCACTAACCTAAGAACAAATATTACTGATGAAACTTCCAAGTTCAAACATAAGACTGACAAAGCGTTTACCGGTATTAAAACTAACATATCAAACGAAACAACCAGATTTAAAAAGCGAGCTGATGAGAAATTCAGAAAAAGAGAGTCAACTTCGGACGGCGGTAGCCCAGCAAATATTTCCAGAGAAAAGGTAGCAACTGTAGACATTCCCGG
The Mya arenaria isolate MELC-2E11 chromosome 12, ASM2691426v1 DNA segment above includes these coding regions:
- the LOC128212337 gene encoding uncoordinated protein 58-like, translated to MDADDCHLSVSAADSTDTLATDVTISSEKLAQPEGCLGKTKRVAQAVYKAARSLVGLIIILIAYTALGAAIFMAVESYHEQKYKSNITDIKKNLISQLLRSVNQVQDVNKLRADTNKLLVDYESAIREAIKNDVTTDSTVEVWTYWGSLFFVWTVYTTIGYGNIYPVTGIGRMLTIVYASVGIPLALLLLAELGKVFTRGLKYLWAFVRRYYYTGYFRKVRSSLQHKYQVTKADFKKTRSSSAPALVEQAHVEAGEADSLEAKSLHSLDEEVAAAGQRSRSSSKVVNGYEVDDEFNLPISIAIGILFVYIMLGATMYTIWEDWTFIESFYFVFVSLSTIGFGDVLPAHQKFFIISSIYMFVGLSLVSMCINVAVEFFHSMSKRAKKKMGEAKRKIGDKVNQASKNAREKVSDMKHNIKDETSRLRQKTDARLTNLRTNITDETSKFKHKTDKAFTGIKTNISNETTRFKKRADEKFRKRESTSDGGSPANISREKVATVDIPGDIPAADEKYKRIGDVQSTTSENPISPKHRKECKKRAPTPPTSPTKSSTKSPTKSPTKSPTKSPTQTFASLGAFRISVKKDTK